A portion of the Candidatus Dadabacteria bacterium genome contains these proteins:
- the ybeY gene encoding rRNA maturation RNase YbeY, with translation MPEKRKLKTGNGARVSFVDRSGAGAAEFAGLVKLCCAEAARLLSVRGEISVAIVDDPEMRTLNRTYRNISRTTDVLSFEHGERGLAGDLVLSIETARRRARHYGITIEEELKKLVIHGVAHLAGHTHKRKKEGEAMRAEELRVLRAVSGL, from the coding sequence GTGCCGGAGAAGCGGAAACTCAAAACAGGAAACGGGGCAAGGGTCTCGTTTGTTGACAGAAGCGGCGCGGGGGCGGCGGAGTTCGCGGGGCTTGTCAAACTCTGTTGCGCCGAGGCGGCACGTTTGCTTTCGGTCAGGGGCGAGATAAGTGTCGCCATAGTTGACGACCCGGAGATGAGAACCCTCAACCGGACTTACAGAAACATATCAAGAACCACGGACGTGCTCTCTTTTGAGCACGGGGAGCGGGGGCTTGCGGGAGACCTTGTCCTCTCCATTGAAACCGCCCGGAGGCGCGCCCGCCACTACGGCATCACTATTGAAGAGGAACTCAAAAAACTTGTGATTCACGGCGTTGCCCACCTCGCGGGACACACGCACAAGAGAAAAAAAGAGGGCGAGGCAATGCGCGCCGAAGAGTTACGCGTTCTCCGTGCCGTCTCCGGGCTCTGA
- the scpB gene encoding SMC-Scp complex subunit ScpB: MEKTRIKKIVEAVIFSSPSPVSPAGLKSALPELSSEDLGAVFKELAEEWKEMDRGVELVKVSGGYQFRTGKDFAPQITGFNKKIKKLRLSKAALEVLAVSAYQQPLTRADIEEIRGVDSSAVVNLLMERGMLEICGRKDVPGRPFLYKTTDDFLKTFGVDKLSDLPTLKEIEEIEKDLAAPPLVIAPKDAEDSSDGNSEPGDGTENA, from the coding sequence ATGGAAAAGACCCGGATAAAGAAAATAGTTGAGGCGGTGATATTTTCATCGCCGTCGCCCGTAAGCCCGGCGGGGCTCAAGAGCGCGCTTCCCGAACTCTCGTCCGAAGACCTCGGCGCGGTTTTCAAGGAACTCGCCGAAGAATGGAAGGAAATGGACAGGGGGGTTGAACTCGTGAAGGTTTCCGGCGGCTACCAGTTCAGAACCGGGAAGGACTTTGCCCCGCAGATAACCGGCTTTAACAAAAAAATTAAAAAGTTGCGCCTGAGCAAGGCGGCGCTTGAAGTGCTCGCCGTGTCGGCGTATCAGCAGCCGCTCACCAGAGCGGACATTGAAGAAATACGCGGAGTGGATTCGTCCGCTGTCGTCAACCTGCTTATGGAGAGGGGGATGCTTGAAATCTGTGGAAGAAAAGATGTTCCCGGAAGACCTTTCCTTTATAAAACCACGGATGACTTTCTCAAGACCTTCGGCGTGGACAAACTGTCCGACCTGCCGACCCTCAAAGAGATAGAGGAAATAGAAAAAGACCTCGCCGCGCCCCCGCTGGTTATCGCCCCCAAAGATGCTGAAGATTCCTCAGACGGCAATTCAGAGCCCGGAGACGGCACGGAGAACGCGTAA